A genomic window from Anticarsia gemmatalis isolate Benzon Research Colony breed Stoneville strain chromosome 22, ilAntGemm2 primary, whole genome shotgun sequence includes:
- the LOC142982720 gene encoding gamma-aminobutyric acid receptor subunit beta-like isoform X1 codes for MSALRPRARRTPLLLALAAALLPHADRVAGGGGGGSMFGDVNISSILDSFSISYDKRVRPNYGGPPVEVGVTMYVLSISSLSEVQMVRRWRWASPCMCSLSAPCRKCSWYSPQSARTRARAAPDSRLRACPRFMDLIAVRFLDFTLDFYFRQFWTDPRLAYKKRAGVETLSVGSEFIRNIWVPDTFFVNEKQSYFHTATTSNEFIRIHHSGSITRSIRLTITASCPMNLQYFPMDRQLCHIEIESFGYTMRDIRYKWNEGPNSVGVSNEVSLPQFKVLGHRQRAMEISLTTGNYSRLACEIQFVRSMGYYLIQIYIPSGLIVIISWVSFWLNRNATPARVQLGVTTVLTMTTLMSSTNAALPKISYVKSIDVYLGTCFVMVFTSLLEYATVGYMSKRIQMRKQRFVAIQKIMSEKKLPAECGGAWEAHALGGRQGGSLGRAAPAPGRHSVSGAAPPPPPHAPPHHAPHADRCARHLQEVRYKVRDPKAHSKGGTLESTIEENPVPPLSALAGGKDIGKFLGMTPSDIDKYSRIVFPVCFVCFNLMYWIVYLHVSDVVADDLVLLEENK; via the exons ATGAGCGCGCTCCGGCCGCGCGCCCGCCGCACGCCGCTGCTGCTCGCGCTCGCCgccgcactgttgccgcacgCCGACCGAGTCGC cggtggcggcggcggcgggagCATGTTCGGGGACGTCAATATATCGTCTATTTTGGACTCCTTCAGCATAAGCTATGACAAAAGAGTGAGACCGAACTATGGAG GACCGCCAGTGGAAGTGGGCGTTACCATGTACGTGCTGTCCATCAGCTCTCTGTCCGAAGTGCAAATG GTCCGCCGGTGGAGGTGGGCGTCACCATGTATGTGCTCTCTATCAGCTCCGTGTCGGAAGTGCTCATGGTACTCGCCCCAGTCAGCTCGCACGCGCGCCCGAGCAGCCCCAGACTCGAGGCTGCGAGCATGTCCGCGTTTCATGGATCTGATCGCTGTTCGCTTTCTC GACTTCACGTTGGATTTTTACTTCAGACAGTTTTGGACGGACCCACGACTCGCATACAAGAAGCGTGCGGGCGTGGAGACTCTTTCGGTCGGCTCAGAATTTATCCGTAACATCTGGGTGCCCGACACGTTCTTCGTGAACGAGAAGCAGTCCTACTTCCACACGGCCACCACCAGCAACGAGTTCATCCGCATCCACCACTCCGGCTCCATCACGCGCAGCATCAG GCTCACCATCACCGCGTCGTGCCCCATGAACCTGCAGTACTTCCCCATGGACCGCCAGCTGTGCCACATCGAGATCGAGAGCT TCGGCTACACCATGCGCGACATCCGCTACAAGTGGAACGAGGGGCCCAACTCGGTGGGCGTCTCCAACGAGGTGTCGCTGCCGCAGTTCAAGGTGCTAGGACATCGCCAACGCGCCATGGAAATATCACTCACTACAG GCAACTACTCGCGCTTGGCGTGCGAGATCCAGTTCGTGCGCTCGATGGGTTACTACTTGATCCAGATCTACATACCGTCCGGGCTGATCGTCATCATCTCCTGGGTGTCGTTCTGGCTGAACCGCAACGCGACGCCGGCGCGCGTGCAGCTCGGCGTGACCACGGTGCTCACCATGACCACGCTCATGTCTTCCACTAACGCGGCGCTGCCCAAGATATCGTACGTCAAGTCCATCGACGTGTACCTGGGCACCTGCTTCGTGATGGTGTTCACCAGCCTGCTCG AGTACGCCACGGTGGGCTACATGTCGAAGCGCATACAGATGCGGAAGCAGAGATTCGTCGCGATACAGAAGATCATGTCCGAGAAGAAGCTGCCGGCGGAGTGCGGGGGGGCGTGGGAGGCGCACGCGCTGGGCGGCCGCCAGGGAGGCAGCCTgggccgcgccgcgcccgcgcccggccGCCACTCGGTGAGTGGCGCCGCGCCGCCCCCTCCGCCCCACGCCCCCCCGCACCACGCGCCGCACGCTGACCGCTGTGCGCGCCACTTGCAGGAGGTGCGCTACAAGGTGCGCGACCCCAAGGCGCACTCCAAGGGCGGCACGCTCGAGAGCACCATCGAGGAGAACCCCGTGCCGCCGCTGTCCGCGCTCGCCGGCGGCAAG GATATCGGCAAGTTCCTGGGCATGACGCCGTCGGACATCGACAAGTACTCGCGCATCGTGTTCCCGGTGTGCTTCGTGTGCTTCAACCTGATGTACTGGATCGTGTACCTGCACGTGTCCGACGTGGTCGCCGACGACTTGGTGCTGCTCGAGGAGAACAAGTAG
- the LOC142982720 gene encoding gamma-aminobutyric acid receptor subunit beta-like isoform X2, giving the protein MSALRPRARRTPLLLALAAALLPHADRVAGGGGGGSMFGDVNISSILDSFSISYDKRVRPNYGGPPVEVGVTMYVLSISSLSEVQMVRRWRWASPCMCSLSAPCRKCSWYSPQSARTRARAAPDSRLRACPRFMDLIAVRFLDFTLDFYFRQFWTDPRLAYKKRAGVETLSVGSEFIRNIWVPDTFFVNEKQSYFHTATTSNEFIRIHHSGSITRSIRLTITASCPMNLQYFPMDRQLCHIEIESFGYTMTDILYVWKDGASSVGMSSEVQLPQFRVLGHRQRATVVALTTGNYSRLACEIQFVRSMGYYLIQIYIPSGLIVIISWVSFWLNRNATPARVQLGVTTVLTMTTLMSSTNAALPKISYVKSIDVYLGTCFVMVFTSLLEYATVGYMSKRIQMRKQRFVAIQKIMSEKKLPAECGGAWEAHALGGRQGGSLGRAAPAPGRHSVSGAAPPPPPHAPPHHAPHADRCARHLQEVRYKVRDPKAHSKGGTLESTIEENPVPPLSALAGGKDIGKFLGMTPSDIDKYSRIVFPVCFVCFNLMYWIVYLHVSDVVADDLVLLEENK; this is encoded by the exons ATGAGCGCGCTCCGGCCGCGCGCCCGCCGCACGCCGCTGCTGCTCGCGCTCGCCgccgcactgttgccgcacgCCGACCGAGTCGC cggtggcggcggcggcgggagCATGTTCGGGGACGTCAATATATCGTCTATTTTGGACTCCTTCAGCATAAGCTATGACAAAAGAGTGAGACCGAACTATGGAG GACCGCCAGTGGAAGTGGGCGTTACCATGTACGTGCTGTCCATCAGCTCTCTGTCCGAAGTGCAAATG GTCCGCCGGTGGAGGTGGGCGTCACCATGTATGTGCTCTCTATCAGCTCCGTGTCGGAAGTGCTCATGGTACTCGCCCCAGTCAGCTCGCACGCGCGCCCGAGCAGCCCCAGACTCGAGGCTGCGAGCATGTCCGCGTTTCATGGATCTGATCGCTGTTCGCTTTCTC GACTTCACGTTGGATTTTTACTTCAGACAGTTTTGGACGGACCCACGACTCGCATACAAGAAGCGTGCGGGCGTGGAGACTCTTTCGGTCGGCTCAGAATTTATCCGTAACATCTGGGTGCCCGACACGTTCTTCGTGAACGAGAAGCAGTCCTACTTCCACACGGCCACCACCAGCAACGAGTTCATCCGCATCCACCACTCCGGCTCCATCACGCGCAGCATCAG GCTCACCATCACCGCGTCGTGCCCCATGAACCTGCAGTACTTCCCCATGGACCGCCAGCTGTGCCACATCGAGATCGAGAGCT TCGGATACACGATGACCGACATACTGTACGTTTGGAAAGACGGCGCATCGAGCGTCGGCATGAGCAGCGAGGTGCAGCTGCCGCAGTTCCGAGTGCTCGGCCACCGGCAGCGCGCCACCGTCGTCGCGCTCACCACAG GCAACTACTCGCGCTTGGCGTGCGAGATCCAGTTCGTGCGCTCGATGGGTTACTACTTGATCCAGATCTACATACCGTCCGGGCTGATCGTCATCATCTCCTGGGTGTCGTTCTGGCTGAACCGCAACGCGACGCCGGCGCGCGTGCAGCTCGGCGTGACCACGGTGCTCACCATGACCACGCTCATGTCTTCCACTAACGCGGCGCTGCCCAAGATATCGTACGTCAAGTCCATCGACGTGTACCTGGGCACCTGCTTCGTGATGGTGTTCACCAGCCTGCTCG AGTACGCCACGGTGGGCTACATGTCGAAGCGCATACAGATGCGGAAGCAGAGATTCGTCGCGATACAGAAGATCATGTCCGAGAAGAAGCTGCCGGCGGAGTGCGGGGGGGCGTGGGAGGCGCACGCGCTGGGCGGCCGCCAGGGAGGCAGCCTgggccgcgccgcgcccgcgcccggccGCCACTCGGTGAGTGGCGCCGCGCCGCCCCCTCCGCCCCACGCCCCCCCGCACCACGCGCCGCACGCTGACCGCTGTGCGCGCCACTTGCAGGAGGTGCGCTACAAGGTGCGCGACCCCAAGGCGCACTCCAAGGGCGGCACGCTCGAGAGCACCATCGAGGAGAACCCCGTGCCGCCGCTGTCCGCGCTCGCCGGCGGCAAG GATATCGGCAAGTTCCTGGGCATGACGCCGTCGGACATCGACAAGTACTCGCGCATCGTGTTCCCGGTGTGCTTCGTGTGCTTCAACCTGATGTACTGGATCGTGTACCTGCACGTGTCCGACGTGGTCGCCGACGACTTGGTGCTGCTCGAGGAGAACAAGTAG
- the LOC142982720 gene encoding gamma-aminobutyric acid receptor subunit beta-like isoform X13, producing the protein MSALRPRARRTPLLLALAAALLPHADRVAGGGGGGSMFGDVNISSILDSFSISYDKRVRPNYGGPPVEVGVTMYVLSISSVSEVLMDFTLDFYFRQFWTDPRLAYKKRAGVETLSVGSEFIRNIWVPDTFFVNEKQSYFHTATTSNEFIRIHHSGSITRSIRLTITASCPMNLQYFPMDRQLCHIEIESFGYTMTDILYVWKDGASSVGMSSEVQLPQFRVLGHRQRATVVALTTGNYSRLACEIQFVRSMGYYLIQIYIPSGLIVIISWVSFWLNRNATPARVQLGVTTVLTMTTLMSSTNAALPKISYVKSIDVYLGTCFVMVFTSLLEYATVGYMSKRIQMRKQRFVAIQKIMSEKKLPAECGGAWEAHALGGRQGGSLGRAAPAPGRHSEVRYKVRDPKAHSKGGTLESTIEENPVPPLSALAGGKDIGKFLGMTPSDIDKYSRIVFPVCFVCFNLMYWIVYLHVSDVVADDLVLLEENK; encoded by the exons ATGAGCGCGCTCCGGCCGCGCGCCCGCCGCACGCCGCTGCTGCTCGCGCTCGCCgccgcactgttgccgcacgCCGACCGAGTCGC cggtggcggcggcggcgggagCATGTTCGGGGACGTCAATATATCGTCTATTTTGGACTCCTTCAGCATAAGCTATGACAAAAGAGTGAGACCGAACTATGGAG GTCCGCCGGTGGAGGTGGGCGTCACCATGTATGTGCTCTCTATCAGCTCCGTGTCGGAAGTGCTCATG GACTTCACGTTGGATTTTTACTTCAGACAGTTTTGGACGGACCCACGACTCGCATACAAGAAGCGTGCGGGCGTGGAGACTCTTTCGGTCGGCTCAGAATTTATCCGTAACATCTGGGTGCCCGACACGTTCTTCGTGAACGAGAAGCAGTCCTACTTCCACACGGCCACCACCAGCAACGAGTTCATCCGCATCCACCACTCCGGCTCCATCACGCGCAGCATCAG GCTCACCATCACCGCGTCGTGCCCCATGAACCTGCAGTACTTCCCCATGGACCGCCAGCTGTGCCACATCGAGATCGAGAGCT TCGGATACACGATGACCGACATACTGTACGTTTGGAAAGACGGCGCATCGAGCGTCGGCATGAGCAGCGAGGTGCAGCTGCCGCAGTTCCGAGTGCTCGGCCACCGGCAGCGCGCCACCGTCGTCGCGCTCACCACAG GCAACTACTCGCGCTTGGCGTGCGAGATCCAGTTCGTGCGCTCGATGGGTTACTACTTGATCCAGATCTACATACCGTCCGGGCTGATCGTCATCATCTCCTGGGTGTCGTTCTGGCTGAACCGCAACGCGACGCCGGCGCGCGTGCAGCTCGGCGTGACCACGGTGCTCACCATGACCACGCTCATGTCTTCCACTAACGCGGCGCTGCCCAAGATATCGTACGTCAAGTCCATCGACGTGTACCTGGGCACCTGCTTCGTGATGGTGTTCACCAGCCTGCTCG AGTACGCCACGGTGGGCTACATGTCGAAGCGCATACAGATGCGGAAGCAGAGATTCGTCGCGATACAGAAGATCATGTCCGAGAAGAAGCTGCCGGCGGAGTGCGGGGGGGCGTGGGAGGCGCACGCGCTGGGCGGCCGCCAGGGAGGCAGCCTgggccgcgccgcgcccgcgcccggccGCCACTCG GAGGTGCGCTACAAGGTGCGCGACCCCAAGGCGCACTCCAAGGGCGGCACGCTCGAGAGCACCATCGAGGAGAACCCCGTGCCGCCGCTGTCCGCGCTCGCCGGCGGCAAG GATATCGGCAAGTTCCTGGGCATGACGCCGTCGGACATCGACAAGTACTCGCGCATCGTGTTCCCGGTGTGCTTCGTGTGCTTCAACCTGATGTACTGGATCGTGTACCTGCACGTGTCCGACGTGGTCGCCGACGACTTGGTGCTGCTCGAGGAGAACAAGTAG
- the LOC142982720 gene encoding gamma-aminobutyric acid receptor subunit beta-like isoform X5: protein MSALRPRARRTPLLLALAAALLPHADRVAGGGGGGSMFGDVNISSILDSFSISYDKRVRPNYGGPPVEVGVTMYVLSISSLSEVQMDFTLDFYFRQFWTDPRLAYKKRAGVETLSVGSEFIRNIWVPDTFFVNEKQSYFHTATTSNEFIRIHHSGSITRSIRLTITASCPMNLQYFPMDRQLCHIEIESFGYTMRDIRYKWNEGPNSVGVSNEVSLPQFKVLGHRQRAMEISLTTGNYSRLACEIQFVRSMGYYLIQIYIPSGLIVIISWVSFWLNRNATPARVQLGVTTVLTMTTLMSSTNAALPKISYVKSIDVYLGTCFVMVFTSLLEYATVGYMSKRIQMRKQRFVAIQKIMSEKKLPAECGGAWEAHALGGRQGGSLGRAAPAPGRHSVSGAAPPPPPHAPPHHAPHADRCARHLQEVRYKVRDPKAHSKGGTLESTIEENPVPPLSALAGGKDIGKFLGMTPSDIDKYSRIVFPVCFVCFNLMYWIVYLHVSDVVADDLVLLEENK, encoded by the exons ATGAGCGCGCTCCGGCCGCGCGCCCGCCGCACGCCGCTGCTGCTCGCGCTCGCCgccgcactgttgccgcacgCCGACCGAGTCGC cggtggcggcggcggcgggagCATGTTCGGGGACGTCAATATATCGTCTATTTTGGACTCCTTCAGCATAAGCTATGACAAAAGAGTGAGACCGAACTATGGAG GACCGCCAGTGGAAGTGGGCGTTACCATGTACGTGCTGTCCATCAGCTCTCTGTCCGAAGTGCAAATG GACTTCACGTTGGATTTTTACTTCAGACAGTTTTGGACGGACCCACGACTCGCATACAAGAAGCGTGCGGGCGTGGAGACTCTTTCGGTCGGCTCAGAATTTATCCGTAACATCTGGGTGCCCGACACGTTCTTCGTGAACGAGAAGCAGTCCTACTTCCACACGGCCACCACCAGCAACGAGTTCATCCGCATCCACCACTCCGGCTCCATCACGCGCAGCATCAG GCTCACCATCACCGCGTCGTGCCCCATGAACCTGCAGTACTTCCCCATGGACCGCCAGCTGTGCCACATCGAGATCGAGAGCT TCGGCTACACCATGCGCGACATCCGCTACAAGTGGAACGAGGGGCCCAACTCGGTGGGCGTCTCCAACGAGGTGTCGCTGCCGCAGTTCAAGGTGCTAGGACATCGCCAACGCGCCATGGAAATATCACTCACTACAG GCAACTACTCGCGCTTGGCGTGCGAGATCCAGTTCGTGCGCTCGATGGGTTACTACTTGATCCAGATCTACATACCGTCCGGGCTGATCGTCATCATCTCCTGGGTGTCGTTCTGGCTGAACCGCAACGCGACGCCGGCGCGCGTGCAGCTCGGCGTGACCACGGTGCTCACCATGACCACGCTCATGTCTTCCACTAACGCGGCGCTGCCCAAGATATCGTACGTCAAGTCCATCGACGTGTACCTGGGCACCTGCTTCGTGATGGTGTTCACCAGCCTGCTCG AGTACGCCACGGTGGGCTACATGTCGAAGCGCATACAGATGCGGAAGCAGAGATTCGTCGCGATACAGAAGATCATGTCCGAGAAGAAGCTGCCGGCGGAGTGCGGGGGGGCGTGGGAGGCGCACGCGCTGGGCGGCCGCCAGGGAGGCAGCCTgggccgcgccgcgcccgcgcccggccGCCACTCGGTGAGTGGCGCCGCGCCGCCCCCTCCGCCCCACGCCCCCCCGCACCACGCGCCGCACGCTGACCGCTGTGCGCGCCACTTGCAGGAGGTGCGCTACAAGGTGCGCGACCCCAAGGCGCACTCCAAGGGCGGCACGCTCGAGAGCACCATCGAGGAGAACCCCGTGCCGCCGCTGTCCGCGCTCGCCGGCGGCAAG GATATCGGCAAGTTCCTGGGCATGACGCCGTCGGACATCGACAAGTACTCGCGCATCGTGTTCCCGGTGTGCTTCGTGTGCTTCAACCTGATGTACTGGATCGTGTACCTGCACGTGTCCGACGTGGTCGCCGACGACTTGGTGCTGCTCGAGGAGAACAAGTAG
- the LOC142982720 gene encoding gamma-aminobutyric acid receptor subunit beta-like isoform X9 — protein sequence MSALRPRARRTPLLLALAAALLPHADRVAGGGGGGSMFGDVNISSILDSFSISYDKRVRPNYGGPPVEVGVTMYVLSISSLSEVQMDFTLDFYFRQFWTDPRLAYKKRAGVETLSVGSEFIRNIWVPDTFFVNEKQSYFHTATTSNEFIRIHHSGSITRSIRLTITASCPMNLQYFPMDRQLCHIEIESFGYTMRDIRYKWNEGPNSVGVSNEVSLPQFKVLGHRQRAMEISLTTGNYSRLACEIQFVRSMGYYLIQIYIPSGLIVIISWVSFWLNRNATPARVQLGVTTVLTMTTLMSSTNAALPKISYVKSIDVYLGTCFVMVFTSLLEYATVGYMSKRIQMRKQRFVAIQKIMSEKKLPAECGGAWEAHALGGRQGGSLGRAAPAPGRHSEVRYKVRDPKAHSKGGTLESTIEENPVPPLSALAGGKDIGKFLGMTPSDIDKYSRIVFPVCFVCFNLMYWIVYLHVSDVVADDLVLLEENK from the exons ATGAGCGCGCTCCGGCCGCGCGCCCGCCGCACGCCGCTGCTGCTCGCGCTCGCCgccgcactgttgccgcacgCCGACCGAGTCGC cggtggcggcggcggcgggagCATGTTCGGGGACGTCAATATATCGTCTATTTTGGACTCCTTCAGCATAAGCTATGACAAAAGAGTGAGACCGAACTATGGAG GACCGCCAGTGGAAGTGGGCGTTACCATGTACGTGCTGTCCATCAGCTCTCTGTCCGAAGTGCAAATG GACTTCACGTTGGATTTTTACTTCAGACAGTTTTGGACGGACCCACGACTCGCATACAAGAAGCGTGCGGGCGTGGAGACTCTTTCGGTCGGCTCAGAATTTATCCGTAACATCTGGGTGCCCGACACGTTCTTCGTGAACGAGAAGCAGTCCTACTTCCACACGGCCACCACCAGCAACGAGTTCATCCGCATCCACCACTCCGGCTCCATCACGCGCAGCATCAG GCTCACCATCACCGCGTCGTGCCCCATGAACCTGCAGTACTTCCCCATGGACCGCCAGCTGTGCCACATCGAGATCGAGAGCT TCGGCTACACCATGCGCGACATCCGCTACAAGTGGAACGAGGGGCCCAACTCGGTGGGCGTCTCCAACGAGGTGTCGCTGCCGCAGTTCAAGGTGCTAGGACATCGCCAACGCGCCATGGAAATATCACTCACTACAG GCAACTACTCGCGCTTGGCGTGCGAGATCCAGTTCGTGCGCTCGATGGGTTACTACTTGATCCAGATCTACATACCGTCCGGGCTGATCGTCATCATCTCCTGGGTGTCGTTCTGGCTGAACCGCAACGCGACGCCGGCGCGCGTGCAGCTCGGCGTGACCACGGTGCTCACCATGACCACGCTCATGTCTTCCACTAACGCGGCGCTGCCCAAGATATCGTACGTCAAGTCCATCGACGTGTACCTGGGCACCTGCTTCGTGATGGTGTTCACCAGCCTGCTCG AGTACGCCACGGTGGGCTACATGTCGAAGCGCATACAGATGCGGAAGCAGAGATTCGTCGCGATACAGAAGATCATGTCCGAGAAGAAGCTGCCGGCGGAGTGCGGGGGGGCGTGGGAGGCGCACGCGCTGGGCGGCCGCCAGGGAGGCAGCCTgggccgcgccgcgcccgcgcccggccGCCACTCG GAGGTGCGCTACAAGGTGCGCGACCCCAAGGCGCACTCCAAGGGCGGCACGCTCGAGAGCACCATCGAGGAGAACCCCGTGCCGCCGCTGTCCGCGCTCGCCGGCGGCAAG GATATCGGCAAGTTCCTGGGCATGACGCCGTCGGACATCGACAAGTACTCGCGCATCGTGTTCCCGGTGTGCTTCGTGTGCTTCAACCTGATGTACTGGATCGTGTACCTGCACGTGTCCGACGTGGTCGCCGACGACTTGGTGCTGCTCGAGGAGAACAAGTAG
- the LOC142982720 gene encoding gamma-aminobutyric acid receptor subunit beta-like isoform X7 has protein sequence MSALRPRARRTPLLLALAAALLPHADRVAGGGGGGSMFGDVNISSILDSFSISYDKRVRPNYGGPPVEVGVTMYVLSISSLSEVQMDFTLDFYFRQFWTDPRLAYKKRAGVETLSVGSEFIRNIWVPDTFFVNEKQSYFHTATTSNEFIRIHHSGSITRSIRLTITASCPMNLQYFPMDRQLCHIEIESFGYTMTDILYVWKDGASSVGMSSEVQLPQFRVLGHRQRATVVALTTGNYSRLACEIQFVRSMGYYLIQIYIPSGLIVIISWVSFWLNRNATPARVQLGVTTVLTMTTLMSSTNAALPKISYVKSIDVYLGTCFVMVFTSLLEYATVGYMSKRIQMRKQRFVAIQKIMSEKKLPAECGGAWEAHALGGRQGGSLGRAAPAPGRHSVSGAAPPPPPHAPPHHAPHADRCARHLQEVRYKVRDPKAHSKGGTLESTIEENPVPPLSALAGGKDIGKFLGMTPSDIDKYSRIVFPVCFVCFNLMYWIVYLHVSDVVADDLVLLEENK, from the exons ATGAGCGCGCTCCGGCCGCGCGCCCGCCGCACGCCGCTGCTGCTCGCGCTCGCCgccgcactgttgccgcacgCCGACCGAGTCGC cggtggcggcggcggcgggagCATGTTCGGGGACGTCAATATATCGTCTATTTTGGACTCCTTCAGCATAAGCTATGACAAAAGAGTGAGACCGAACTATGGAG GACCGCCAGTGGAAGTGGGCGTTACCATGTACGTGCTGTCCATCAGCTCTCTGTCCGAAGTGCAAATG GACTTCACGTTGGATTTTTACTTCAGACAGTTTTGGACGGACCCACGACTCGCATACAAGAAGCGTGCGGGCGTGGAGACTCTTTCGGTCGGCTCAGAATTTATCCGTAACATCTGGGTGCCCGACACGTTCTTCGTGAACGAGAAGCAGTCCTACTTCCACACGGCCACCACCAGCAACGAGTTCATCCGCATCCACCACTCCGGCTCCATCACGCGCAGCATCAG GCTCACCATCACCGCGTCGTGCCCCATGAACCTGCAGTACTTCCCCATGGACCGCCAGCTGTGCCACATCGAGATCGAGAGCT TCGGATACACGATGACCGACATACTGTACGTTTGGAAAGACGGCGCATCGAGCGTCGGCATGAGCAGCGAGGTGCAGCTGCCGCAGTTCCGAGTGCTCGGCCACCGGCAGCGCGCCACCGTCGTCGCGCTCACCACAG GCAACTACTCGCGCTTGGCGTGCGAGATCCAGTTCGTGCGCTCGATGGGTTACTACTTGATCCAGATCTACATACCGTCCGGGCTGATCGTCATCATCTCCTGGGTGTCGTTCTGGCTGAACCGCAACGCGACGCCGGCGCGCGTGCAGCTCGGCGTGACCACGGTGCTCACCATGACCACGCTCATGTCTTCCACTAACGCGGCGCTGCCCAAGATATCGTACGTCAAGTCCATCGACGTGTACCTGGGCACCTGCTTCGTGATGGTGTTCACCAGCCTGCTCG AGTACGCCACGGTGGGCTACATGTCGAAGCGCATACAGATGCGGAAGCAGAGATTCGTCGCGATACAGAAGATCATGTCCGAGAAGAAGCTGCCGGCGGAGTGCGGGGGGGCGTGGGAGGCGCACGCGCTGGGCGGCCGCCAGGGAGGCAGCCTgggccgcgccgcgcccgcgcccggccGCCACTCGGTGAGTGGCGCCGCGCCGCCCCCTCCGCCCCACGCCCCCCCGCACCACGCGCCGCACGCTGACCGCTGTGCGCGCCACTTGCAGGAGGTGCGCTACAAGGTGCGCGACCCCAAGGCGCACTCCAAGGGCGGCACGCTCGAGAGCACCATCGAGGAGAACCCCGTGCCGCCGCTGTCCGCGCTCGCCGGCGGCAAG GATATCGGCAAGTTCCTGGGCATGACGCCGTCGGACATCGACAAGTACTCGCGCATCGTGTTCCCGGTGTGCTTCGTGTGCTTCAACCTGATGTACTGGATCGTGTACCTGCACGTGTCCGACGTGGTCGCCGACGACTTGGTGCTGCTCGAGGAGAACAAGTAG